Proteins from a single region of Seriola aureovittata isolate HTS-2021-v1 ecotype China chromosome 9, ASM2101889v1, whole genome shotgun sequence:
- the LOC130175227 gene encoding uncharacterized protein LOC130175227: MVEFLGQPEDHQLRAGIYTQYYFSEEEAAGIPTWRLMTPEEYTAANNVKPEERHTFIALPSSLDDLVNIYPEREAAEFEDRRAFVDFMKMLLHLDGDQRISPCQALQQSFITMTHLTGYIENRAYLTTSQIMMSICPMEDSNRVNTCGSKGEATRSFDGTKATVSYDDGPFTGSSDGVPVASSNEEDPPVWYSDGELYSLTNDEDPDAWISDGELYSLAHDEDPAAWISDGELHSLAHDEDPAAWSSDGGLDSLSRDEDPAAWSSDGGLDSLARDEDPAACSSNGAKPTDSTATASSSSGHPKKLLQRISRFFSRITAPFSCWGSVVED, from the exons ATGGTTGAGTTTCTGGGTCAGCCGGAGGACCACCAGCTCCGTGCTGGGATATATACCCAGTACTATTtcagtgaggaggaggctgctggCATCCCAACATGGAGGCTGATG ACGCCAGAAGAATATACAGCTGCCAACAATGTCAAACCAGAAGAGCGGCACACCTTCATTGCACTGCCCAGCTCTCTGGATGACCTGGTTAAT ATCTACCCAGAAAGGGAGGCAGCTGAATTTGAGGACCGGAGGGCTTTTGTAGACTTCATGAAAATGTTGCTGCATCTTGATGGGGATCAGAGAATCTCTCCCTGTCAAGCTCTACAGCAATCGTTCATCACAATGACCCACCTGACAGGGTACATCGAGAACAGAGCCTA TCTGACCACCTCCCAAATTATGATGAGCATCTGCCCAATGGAGGACTCAAACAGGGTAAACACTTGTGGCTCCAAAGGTGAGGCCACCAGGTCATTTGATGGAACCAAAGCCACTGTCTCCTATGACGATGGTCCCTTCACTGGGTCATCTGATGGGGTTCCAGTCGCTTCCTCCAATGAAGAAGATCCACCTGTTTGGTATTCTGATGGAGAACTATATTCTCTCACAAATGATGAAGATCCAGATGCCTGGATTTCTGATGGAGAACTATATTCTCTCGCGCATGATGAAGATCCAGCTGCCTGGATTTCTGATGGAGAACTACATTCTCTTGCACATGATGAAGATCCAGCTGCCTGGTCTTCTGATGGAGGACTAGATTCCCTCTCACGTGATGAAGATCCTGCTGCCTGGTCTTCTGATGGAGGACTAGATTCCCTCGCACGTGATGAAGATCCTGCTGCCTGCTCTTCCAATGGAGCAAAGCCAACAGACTCCACTGCAACAGCCTCATCCTCCTCTGGTCATCCCAAAAAATTGCTGCAGAGGATTAGCAGATTTTTCAGTCGAATCACAGCTCCCTTTTCCTGCTGGGGTTCAGTTGTGGAGGACTGA
- the LOC130175069 gene encoding homeodomain-interacting protein kinase 1-like → MLLNLKYVSILKVISVLNPDHINVVKFFERFEYMGQDCLAFEMLDVSLYDLFEVRNWKSLSLREIRPIAKQLLVALDALKGLGILHTDIKPDNIMFVDKKDQPLRVKLIDFGEAIPASKVRLGLELQPTGYRAPEISLGFPFTEAIDVWGVGCVLAFLYLAQNLFPVDCDYQMVGHLPQTNVQNQVETSCRI, encoded by the exons GTGTCCATATTAAAGGTCATCAGTGTCCTGAATCCAGACCACATTAATGTGGTTAAGTTCTTCGAGCGATTTGAATATATGGGACAGGACTGTCTAGCATTTGAAATGCTGGACGTGAGTCTCTATGATCTGTTCGAAGTACGAAACTGGAAGTCTCTGTCTTTGAGGGAGATCCGACCAATCGCAAAGCAG CTGTTGGTGGCCTTGGACGCCCTGAAGGGTCTCGGTATTCTGCATACCGATATCAAACCAGACAACATTATGTTTGTTGACAAGAAGGACCAGCCCCTCAGAGTCAAATTAATAGACTTCGGTGAAGCCATTCCAGCCTCGAAAGTCCGACTTGGGCTGGAGCTTCAGCCGACCGGTTACAG GGCTCCTGAGATATCCCTTGGCTTTCCCTTCACCGAGGCTATAGATGTGTGGGGAGTCGGCTGTGTCCTGGCCTTCCTCTACCTCGCTCAAAACCTCTTTCCTGTCGACTGTGACTATCAGATGGTAGGTCATCTACCTCAGACAAATGTCCAGAACCAAGTGGAGACTTCATGCAGAAT ATGA